One window from the genome of Rhodopirellula bahusiensis encodes:
- a CDS encoding efflux RND transporter periplasmic adaptor subunit: protein MVGVLAIAGGAAAVGLSSGETADSMPLLSHSISRGKLTVSVTEQGTLESSNNTEIKCKVRGFSLVTYVVPAGTVVEEGQELVRLDTKVIEEQHSLTKTNTFIAEATLAQSQANVEKAEISIEAYEKGRFRSQLQALEKDLAAHKRNLQTARKMYQRSESLFRQGYVTQLQVEGEAFTVTQAELELKVKETEIKVLKEFTRKMQLETLSGNKTASESKLAADQAGLAMEIKRRDRAAQELEDCVIRAEKSGLVIYPSAASWKSTPDITEGASVRKDQVLLLMPDLTQMQVKLGVHESVIERVRPGLKAIVTLPDRTLEATVSEVATVTRPAGWWTGNVVKYDTIIELPADEGLKPGMSAEVDIILAVHEDVLTIPVAAVVETEDGTFCWVKSEAGPQKRLIELGDSNDVFIEVLAGLTEGDEVVLNPTALISEAEEDARTTLSQQQSETAQKAKASSDASQDTEATEGLEAGS from the coding sequence ATGGTTGGTGTGCTTGCGATTGCTGGGGGGGCGGCTGCGGTCGGGCTATCATCGGGCGAGACCGCGGACAGCATGCCGCTGCTGTCCCACTCAATTTCCCGTGGGAAATTGACCGTATCGGTGACCGAGCAAGGTACGCTCGAAAGCTCCAACAATACCGAAATCAAGTGCAAGGTTCGTGGCTTCTCTCTCGTCACCTACGTCGTACCGGCGGGCACCGTCGTCGAAGAAGGCCAGGAGTTGGTGCGTCTGGATACCAAGGTCATCGAAGAGCAACACAGTCTGACCAAGACCAATACATTCATCGCCGAAGCCACCTTGGCCCAATCGCAAGCCAACGTTGAGAAGGCGGAGATCTCCATCGAAGCCTACGAGAAAGGAAGGTTTCGTTCGCAACTACAAGCCTTGGAAAAAGATCTTGCGGCGCACAAGCGAAATCTTCAAACGGCTCGCAAAATGTACCAGCGTTCCGAGTCGCTTTTCCGACAAGGCTACGTGACGCAGTTGCAAGTCGAAGGCGAAGCGTTCACGGTGACACAAGCTGAGTTAGAGTTGAAGGTCAAAGAGACCGAGATCAAGGTCCTGAAAGAGTTCACTCGCAAGATGCAACTTGAAACGCTCAGTGGCAACAAGACCGCAAGCGAATCGAAGCTCGCCGCTGACCAGGCCGGACTTGCGATGGAGATCAAACGACGCGACCGTGCCGCACAGGAGCTTGAAGATTGCGTGATTCGAGCCGAGAAAAGTGGGCTGGTCATTTATCCGTCCGCCGCTTCGTGGAAATCCACACCGGACATTACCGAAGGGGCATCGGTGCGGAAGGATCAAGTCCTGTTGCTGATGCCGGACCTGACTCAGATGCAAGTTAAACTGGGAGTCCATGAATCTGTCATCGAACGTGTTCGCCCTGGACTGAAAGCGATCGTGACGTTGCCCGACCGAACTCTGGAGGCAACCGTCTCGGAAGTCGCCACCGTCACGCGGCCCGCCGGATGGTGGACCGGCAATGTGGTCAAGTATGACACGATCATCGAATTGCCCGCCGACGAGGGCCTCAAGCCCGGTATGAGTGCGGAGGTCGATATCATTCTGGCGGTTCACGAAGACGTGCTGACGATTCCGGTCGCGGCTGTTGTCGAGACGGAGGACGGAACTTTCTGCTGGGTAAAGTCTGAAGCTGGTCCACAGAAGCGTTTGATCGAATTGGGCGACAGCAACGATGTCTTCATTGAGGTCCTCGCGGGACTGACGGAAGGTGACGAGGTTGTGTTGAATCCGACGGCGTTGATCAGTGAGGCCGAAGAAGACGCTCGAACAACTCTCTCTCAACAGCAATCGGAAACTGCTCAGAAGGCGAAGGCGAGTAGCGATGCGAGTCAAGACACTGAGGCGACCGAGGGACTGGAGGCCGGTTCATGA
- a CDS encoding efflux RND transporter periplasmic adaptor subunit: MKIAGLLFVLVASLGFSAVAWLPSSQQVTTVDPSFLHTVTRGDLTVAVTELGTLESSNNTEIKCRVRGNNTVTLVVESGTEANAGDILVQLDTLAIEEEISNRTKLFHLAQSQVARSGADVERAKIAVLEYSEGRFVSELAALQKNLAVAESRLLNAKNRLQHSEMLSRSEYASDLELEEKEFALSQAELTAKLTRTQIDVLENFTKKEELIRLKGELSAAEATHKANVETALADKKRLERAQEELAFCTIRAERAGLVIYPTGEEWKDTPEIEEGATVRKDQTLLLMPDLNQMQVKVGVHESVVKRIDVGMTANVTLNRESIPAEVTFVASVAKPASWWTGNVVKYDAIVSLPSQIGMRPGMSAEVEIVLAKHEDVVLVPVAACIETSDGFACWVQQDAGIQRRTLDVGDSSNMFLWVRDGVIMGEQVILDPLANVPEAQVEAARIFGDEDSIL, encoded by the coding sequence ATGAAGATCGCTGGCTTGCTGTTCGTGCTCGTTGCGTCGTTGGGGTTTTCGGCCGTCGCATGGTTGCCGTCGTCCCAGCAGGTGACGACGGTCGACCCGAGTTTTCTACACACGGTAACGCGAGGCGATTTGACGGTTGCGGTGACAGAACTGGGGACTCTGGAAAGTTCCAACAACACCGAGATCAAATGCCGTGTTCGTGGCAACAACACAGTCACCTTGGTGGTCGAGAGCGGAACCGAAGCGAACGCCGGTGATATTCTCGTGCAACTCGATACCCTCGCCATCGAAGAAGAGATCAGCAATCGAACAAAGCTCTTTCACCTGGCTCAGTCGCAGGTTGCCCGATCGGGCGCGGACGTCGAGCGGGCCAAGATTGCAGTGCTCGAATATTCCGAGGGGCGATTCGTTTCAGAACTGGCGGCTTTGCAAAAGAACCTTGCCGTCGCGGAATCCAGATTACTAAACGCAAAGAATCGACTGCAACATTCGGAAATGTTGTCTCGCAGCGAGTACGCCAGCGACTTAGAGCTGGAGGAAAAGGAGTTTGCTCTTTCCCAGGCCGAGTTGACCGCCAAATTGACCCGGACGCAAATCGACGTTCTCGAGAACTTTACAAAGAAGGAAGAGCTGATCCGGCTCAAAGGCGAGCTGAGTGCTGCCGAAGCGACTCACAAAGCGAACGTGGAAACAGCCCTAGCGGATAAGAAACGATTGGAGCGTGCACAAGAGGAACTAGCGTTCTGTACCATTCGTGCCGAGCGTGCGGGACTGGTCATTTATCCAACTGGAGAAGAGTGGAAGGACACTCCGGAGATCGAAGAGGGAGCGACGGTGCGCAAGGATCAAACGCTGCTGCTGATGCCTGACTTGAATCAGATGCAAGTCAAAGTTGGTGTCCACGAATCGGTCGTCAAACGCATCGACGTAGGCATGACGGCCAACGTTACTTTGAATCGGGAATCGATTCCGGCTGAGGTTACCTTTGTCGCATCGGTGGCGAAACCAGCCTCTTGGTGGACAGGGAACGTCGTCAAATATGATGCGATCGTCTCGTTGCCGTCCCAAATCGGGATGCGGCCGGGAATGAGCGCCGAAGTCGAAATCGTATTGGCCAAGCACGAAGACGTTGTCCTTGTTCCGGTCGCGGCGTGCATTGAAACGTCCGATGGATTCGCCTGCTGGGTGCAACAAGACGCCGGCATACAGCGTCGCACGCTCGACGTTGGCGACAGCAGCAATATGTTTTTATGGGTTCGTGACGGCGTGATCATGGGCGAACAAGTCATTCTCGATCCGCTCGCCAATGTCCCCGAAGCCCAAGTCGAAGCGGCCAGGATATTCGGGGATGAGGACTCGATCTTGTAG
- a CDS encoding ABC transporter permease: MIAQFFQTVDLGIKSLLVQKLRAGLAALGIFIGTSTVIWLVAMGEGVSYRAQQQILELGAKNVIVRTVQPNASGDEDANSRVKTYGLLRADYRRIVENIPNIRRAIPMRELKFELRLDDRTADAKLVGCAEEYLELNRLQIARGRWLSPRDRGKKVIVLADETAKRLFPFENPIGRAIWVGSEFYTVIGQTNDRTASAAIGGSLDSRDYNLDAYIPLQTLRQRVGDLVMKRVGGGQGFNFTGENVELSQITVEVNHIEEVDETAQIIETLLRKYHEKQDYAVVVPRELLRQAERTRTMFNVLLVVIAGISLLVGGIGIMNIMLATVTERTREIGVRRALGATRSDIIGQFLIETVVLTASGGIAGVLFGLSVGPMFRLIKRVISTISPESLPPIVDSLEPRIAMWSVVLSLGISLGVGVLFGVYPARKAAYLDPIEALRHE, encoded by the coding sequence TTGATCGCGCAGTTCTTTCAAACCGTTGACCTTGGCATCAAGAGTCTGCTCGTCCAAAAACTTCGAGCAGGATTGGCCGCGTTGGGAATCTTCATCGGCACCTCCACCGTCATCTGGCTCGTTGCCATGGGTGAAGGGGTCAGCTATCGCGCGCAGCAACAAATTCTTGAATTGGGTGCCAAAAACGTTATCGTTCGCACCGTCCAGCCAAACGCCAGCGGTGATGAAGACGCGAACAGCCGAGTCAAAACCTATGGCTTGTTGCGAGCGGATTATCGGCGGATCGTCGAAAACATTCCAAATATTCGACGCGCGATTCCGATGCGCGAACTGAAATTTGAACTCCGGCTTGATGACCGAACCGCCGACGCGAAGCTGGTCGGATGTGCGGAGGAATACTTGGAACTGAACCGTTTGCAAATTGCCCGCGGTCGTTGGCTGTCCCCTCGCGATCGAGGCAAAAAGGTCATTGTGTTGGCCGACGAGACCGCCAAGCGATTGTTTCCATTCGAGAACCCAATTGGCCGCGCCATCTGGGTCGGTAGCGAGTTTTATACGGTCATCGGGCAAACGAACGACCGCACCGCGTCGGCAGCGATTGGCGGAAGTCTCGACTCGCGTGATTACAACTTGGACGCTTACATTCCCCTTCAAACACTTCGCCAGCGCGTTGGTGATCTGGTGATGAAACGCGTCGGTGGCGGTCAAGGGTTCAACTTCACCGGAGAGAATGTCGAACTGAGTCAGATCACGGTCGAAGTGAACCATATCGAGGAAGTTGATGAGACCGCACAAATTATCGAAACACTGCTCCGGAAATACCACGAGAAACAAGACTACGCCGTCGTCGTCCCGCGAGAATTGCTACGGCAAGCCGAGCGCACCCGCACGATGTTTAATGTGCTGTTGGTCGTGATCGCAGGTATCTCGCTGTTGGTCGGTGGGATTGGCATCATGAACATCATGCTGGCCACCGTCACCGAACGAACTCGCGAAATTGGTGTTCGCCGGGCACTCGGTGCAACTCGAAGCGACATCATCGGTCAATTCTTGATCGAGACCGTTGTGCTAACGGCCAGTGGAGGAATCGCAGGAGTCTTGTTCGGGTTGTCGGTTGGCCCGATGTTTCGGCTGATCAAACGTGTCATCTCAACGATTTCTCCCGAGTCATTGCCGCCAATCGTTGACTCGCTTGAACCTCGGATCGCGATGTGGTCCGTCGTTCTGTCGCTCGGCATTTCGCTGGGAGTTGGCGTCCTGTTTGGCGTCTATCCGGCTAGGAAAGCGGCCTACCTAGATCCGATTGAGGCGCTGCGCCATGAATGA
- a CDS encoding ABC transporter ATP-binding protein has translation MTSIADPNTDQAKTRPASDYAFRVEDIYRTYFLKGETVHALRGVSFDVLQGEYIAIMGPSGSGKSTLLNVLGCLDRPTSGKYLLAGDDVSTISDYQLSRIRGRRIGFVFQSYNLLLQLNVMENIKVPLQYQGLIGKDANEKCRELAQQVGLGDRLYHKPTELSGGQQQRVAIARSLVNDPYFVLADEATGNLDSKTTDEVLDLFQKLNESGKTIVMITHEDEVAERAKRVIRLRDGLIESDEFNES, from the coding sequence ATGACAAGCATCGCTGATCCAAACACTGACCAAGCCAAAACTCGTCCGGCAAGCGACTATGCGTTTCGAGTCGAGGACATCTATCGAACGTATTTTCTCAAAGGAGAAACTGTTCACGCCTTGCGAGGTGTTTCGTTTGATGTGCTGCAAGGTGAATACATCGCGATCATGGGACCATCGGGATCGGGGAAAAGCACGCTGCTCAATGTGCTTGGTTGCCTCGATCGACCGACGAGCGGCAAGTACCTCCTGGCCGGCGATGATGTTTCGACAATTAGTGACTATCAGTTGTCGCGAATCCGTGGTCGTCGAATTGGGTTCGTCTTTCAATCGTACAATCTGCTGCTGCAACTCAATGTGATGGAAAACATCAAGGTGCCGCTGCAGTACCAGGGTTTGATCGGCAAGGACGCGAACGAAAAATGCCGCGAACTTGCTCAGCAGGTTGGTCTGGGTGACCGGTTGTATCACAAACCGACAGAATTATCCGGAGGTCAGCAACAACGAGTGGCGATCGCTAGAAGTCTCGTGAACGACCCTTACTTTGTGCTGGCTGACGAAGCGACTGGAAACCTAGATTCCAAAACCACGGACGAAGTTCTTGACCTTTTTCAGAAGCTGAATGAAAGCGGCAAGACGATCGTCATGATCACGCACGAAGACGAAGTCGCTGAACGAGCGAAACGAGTGATACGATTGCGTGACGGCCTGATCGAGTCCGACGAGTTCAATGAATCATGA